The Oncorhynchus kisutch isolate 150728-3 linkage group LG20, Okis_V2, whole genome shotgun sequence genome has a segment encoding these proteins:
- the prrt2 gene encoding proline-rich transmembrane protein 2: protein MALNTNMNPAPAIWPGEEQPSLLDQDASLLSPAPIIAVTVTSPPEMEEQEIHSTTTSFGPCLSQATAGELVIVINEKMENSNGIHPAPADTASSVISSPPRRQQSISYSHHPHNSKTRKGSRAGSIGYTAFSPRPSISRHSSIATNPPIDRAKPKDYLILAVLACFCPVWPINIVGFVYSVMSKNSLEQGNLDGARRLGRLARMLSTVSLIGGTVIIIACIVNLAINVKS, encoded by the exons ATGGCTCTGAACACAAACATGAACCCAGCCCCCGCCATTTGGCCAGGCGAGGAACAGCCATCCCTATTGGACCAAGATGCATCATTGTTAAGCCCAGCTCCCATCATCGCTGTGACTGTCACATCCCCACCAGAGATGGAGGAACAAGAGATCCATAGCACCACCACCAGCTTTGGGCCCTGCCTGAGCCAAGCCACGGCAGGGGAACTGGTCATTGTGATCAATGAGAAAATGGAGAACA GTAATGGTATTCACCCAGCCCCTGCTGACACCGCCTCCTCAGTCATCTCCTCACCTCCCAGAAGGCAGCAGTCCATTTCTTACTCCCACCACCCCCACAACAGCAAGACCCGGAAGGGGAGTCGTGCCGGTTCCATCGGCTACACCGCCTTCTCCCCCCGGCCCTCCATCTCACGCCACTCCAGCATCGCCACCAACCCACCCATTGACAGAGCCAAGCCTAAAGACTACCTAATACTGGCTGTGCTGGCTTGCTTCTGCCCTGTCTGGCCAATCAACATTGTGGGGTTTGTCTACTCTGTTATG TCCAAGAACAGTCTGGAGCAGGGCAACCTGGATGGAGCTCGACGACTGGGTCGTCTCGCCAGGATGCTCTCTACAGTTTCACTGATAGGAGGGACAGTCATCATCATTGCCTGCATTGTAAACCTGGCGA TAAATGTGAAATCCTGA